The Micromonospora sp. NBC_01740 genome includes a window with the following:
- a CDS encoding RNA polymerase sigma factor: MQEALLRSLTPGVLGILVRRGADFAAAEDAVQDALVEAVRTWPADPPRDPKAWLVTVAWRRFLDATRADAARRRREDLVDEEPAPGPAPTVDDTLQLYFLCAHPSLTPASAVALTLRAVGGLTTRQIAQAYLVPEATMAQRISRAKRTVSGVRFNQPGDVATVLRVLYLVFNEGYSGDVDLAAEAIRLTRQLAAAIDHPEVAGLLALMLLHHARRAARTAPDGSLVPLAEQDRGRWDTTSIAEGVEILQAALARDRLGEFQAQAAVAALHADAPTAAETDWVQIVEWYDELVRLTDSPVVRLNRAVAVGEADGPRAGLAALVALDDSLPRHAAVAAYLHERDGDLATAARLYSEAARRAPNLAERDHLTRQAARLNARQRP; the protein is encoded by the coding sequence ATGCAGGAGGCCCTGCTCCGGAGCCTCACGCCCGGCGTGCTCGGGATCCTCGTCCGCCGCGGAGCCGACTTCGCGGCGGCCGAGGACGCCGTACAGGATGCGTTGGTCGAGGCGGTGCGCACCTGGCCGGCCGACCCGCCGCGCGACCCGAAGGCCTGGCTGGTCACCGTGGCCTGGCGTCGGTTCCTCGACGCGACCCGGGCGGACGCCGCCCGCCGTCGGCGCGAGGACCTCGTCGACGAGGAGCCCGCGCCCGGGCCCGCGCCCACGGTGGACGACACGCTCCAGCTCTACTTCCTGTGCGCCCACCCGTCGCTGACGCCGGCGTCGGCGGTCGCGCTCACGCTACGTGCCGTCGGCGGGCTGACCACCCGCCAGATCGCCCAGGCGTACCTGGTGCCCGAGGCGACCATGGCGCAACGCATCAGCCGGGCCAAGCGCACCGTCTCCGGCGTGCGGTTCAACCAGCCCGGCGACGTCGCGACCGTACTGCGCGTCCTGTACCTGGTCTTCAACGAGGGCTACTCCGGCGATGTCGACCTCGCCGCCGAGGCCATCCGGCTCACCCGGCAGCTCGCGGCCGCGATCGACCACCCCGAGGTGGCGGGGCTGCTCGCCCTCATGCTGTTGCACCACGCCCGGCGCGCCGCCCGGACCGCGCCCGACGGCAGCCTGGTGCCGCTCGCCGAGCAGGACCGCGGCCGGTGGGACACCACGTCGATCGCCGAGGGCGTCGAGATCCTGCAGGCCGCCCTCGCCCGCGACCGGCTGGGCGAGTTCCAGGCCCAGGCAGCCGTCGCGGCGCTGCACGCCGACGCGCCCACCGCCGCGGAGACCGACTGGGTGCAGATCGTCGAGTGGTATGACGAGCTCGTCCGCCTGACCGACAGTCCGGTCGTCCGGCTCAACCGCGCGGTGGCCGTCGGCGAGGCCGACGGACCGCGCGCCGGCCTGGCGGCGCTCGTGGCGCTGGACGATTCGCTGCCCCGCCACGCGGCGGTGGCGGCGTACCTCCACGAGCGCGACGGCGACCTGGCGACGGCGGCACGGCTGTACTCCGAAGCGGCCCGGCGGGCGCCCAACCTCGCCGAACGTGACCACCTGACGCGCCAGGCCGCCCGGCTCAACGCCCGCCAGCGCCCCTGA
- a CDS encoding YciI family protein, producing MAKYLLLKHYRGAPAGVNDVPMDQWTPEEISAHVQYMQDFATRLEGTGEFVDGQALAPEGTFVRYDGEGRPPVTDGPFAETKDLIAGWMVIDVDSYERAVELAGELSAAPGAGGKPIHEWLELRPFLTAPPTITE from the coding sequence ATGGCCAAGTACCTGCTGCTCAAGCACTACCGGGGCGCTCCGGCCGGGGTCAACGACGTACCCATGGACCAGTGGACGCCGGAGGAGATCTCGGCGCACGTGCAGTACATGCAGGACTTCGCGACCCGGCTCGAGGGGACCGGCGAGTTCGTCGACGGTCAGGCGCTCGCCCCCGAGGGGACGTTCGTCCGGTACGACGGTGAGGGGCGCCCGCCGGTCACCGACGGCCCGTTCGCCGAGACCAAGGACCTCATCGCCGGCTGGATGGTGATCGACGTCGACAGCTACGAGCGCGCCGTCGAGCTGGCCGGGGAGCTGTCGGCCGCCCCCGGGGCGGGCGGGAAGCCGATCCACGAGTGGCTCGAGCTGCGCCCGTTCCTGACCGCGCCGCCCACCATCACGGAGTGA